AATATATGGCATTGGCGGCAGTATTGGTGCTGGTATTATCCGGTTGCGGAGCGGCAGGTAACTCGAACAGTGCAGTTCAGGCTTCCGGTGGGGAGCAGGCGGCTGGGCAAGCAGAAGGTGGGAACCTGACCTACGCACTCGCCACATCGCCGGATACGCTGGACCCGCATCGAAGTGGCCTTGCCGTAACCGTACGTGCGATCCGAACGATCTATGACAATCTGGTGGTACAGCTGCCGGATGGCTCCATCAAACCTTGGCTCGCCAAGGAGTGGAGTGTATCGGAGGATGGCAAAAGTTATACGTTCAAACTGCGTGAAGATGTGAAGTTCCATGATGGCACACCATTTAACGCGGAAGCTGTGAAGTTCAATCTGGATCGGGTAATCGATCCGACCACCAAAGCCGCCAATTCCCTTGCCCTGATTAGACCTTATAGCTCCTCGGAGGTTATTGATGAATACACCATCAAGGTGAATCTGGAACAGCCTTCGCAAGCTTTTCTCGGTAACTTGAGTCAGGCCCTGCTGGGGATTGTATCTCCTACGGCCGCCAAAAAGTATGGCGATCAACTGGGTAAAAATCCGGTGGGGACCGGTCCGTATACTTTCGTGAAATGGGATGAAAATGCGGATATCGTTGTCGCCAAAAACAGGGATTACAACTGGGCTCCTGCAACCGTTGAAAATGAAGGTGCTCCTCATATTGATACGATTACGTTCAAAATTGTACCGGAAGAAGCAACGCGCATCGGCAGTGTACAGAGTAAGCAGGTGCTTGCCGCCGAGACCGTTCCGCCGCAAAATATTGCAGCCCTGAAGAACGATCCGAACCAGCAATTGCTGCAGGCCAATACCGTTGGTTTGCCATATACCCTCTTCTTCAATCTGCGCAAAGCGCCTTGGGATGATGTGAAAGTCAGACAGGCGGTGCAATCTGCAGTTGATGTGGAATCCATCGTGAAGACACTGTATCTGGGCAACTACGAACGCGCGTGGTCTGCACTGTCTCCGGGAATCCTCGGTTATGACGCCTCCCTGGAAGGAAGCATCAATCCGGATATCAACAAGGCCAATCAGCTGCTTGATGAGCAAGGTTGGATCAAGGGAGCAGATGGCATTCGTGAAAAAGATGGTAAGAAGCTGACTCTGCATTATGTGGACGGTTCGCCGAACCGGGAGAAACGCAACGACATTGCAGCGATTATTCAGCAGCAGCTCAAGCAGGTGGGTATAGCTGTTGAGGTTGAAATTACGAAGGACGTTGCTACGGTCATCTATCAGAACTGGGATTATGATCTCTATGGCAACAGCCAGGTTAACTCTGATCCGAATGCACTCTATGCTTTCTATCATACAAGTGCAGAAGGTGAACGTCCGACCTTATCAGGCCTATCCGATCCGAAGATCGATAAACTGCTGGAACAGGGAGCGGTGGAGACTGATTCGGATAAACGCGTGGATATCTATAATCAGATTCAACAATATCTGATCGAGCAGGCTGTAATTCTACCGATCTATGTGTTCCCTTATACGGTGGCTGCATCCAAGTCGGTGCAGGGTATCAAGTTTGATTCACTTGGGTATCCGTTGTTCAATGATGTTCGGATTCAGCCATAACACGAAATGTCAATTATGCAGACAGGAAGGAGACGACCCGGTATGGTTCAAACGATACTGACAAGACTTGCTACATCGCTTCTGGTTATTTTCGGAGCTTCGGTGCTGGTGTACTGCATCATGTATCTGCTGCCGGGTGATCCGGTCCTGCTTATGCTGGACCCGTCATCGGCAACACCCGAGATGATTCAGAACCTGCGGGTCCAGCTGGGTCTGGATCAGCCGTTTTATATCCAGTTTGCCAACTATTTCGGAGACATGCTGCGTGGGGATTTCGGCAAATCAATGATCAATTCCGACCCGGTGCTGCCCAAAATACTGGAACATTTCCCTGCCACACTGGCGCTGACCGCGCTCAGCTCAATCATAGCGATAACCATTGGCATTACGCTCGGCGTACTGTCGGCCATTCATCGTAATGGCGTGATTGATTTTATCGCCCGGCTCGTTGGATTGTTTGGCATCTCCATGCCTACCTTCTGGACCGGCATTCTGTTGATCCTGTTGTTCTCGGTTCAGCTTGGCTGGTTCCCGGCGATGGGCTCCGACGGATTCAGTTCATTGGTGCTTCCTGCTGCAACACTGGGCCTCGTAGGTGCGGGTTTCATCGTACGGATGGTGCGTAACAGCATGCTGGAAGTGGTGAACGAACCTTTTATCATGGCATTACGAGCAAAAGGTCTTTCACAGCGGACCATCATGTACGGTCATGCGCTGCGTAATGCACTGATTCCTGCGGTGACGGTCATCGGCATGTTGATTGGTGATTTGCTTGCAGGAACCGTCGTGGTGGAGACGGTCTTCTCCAGACAGGGCATCGGCAGAATTATCGCGGATGCATTGATGGCCAAAGACCTGCCTGTTGTGCAGGGCGTAGTCTTTTTTACAGCAATTATTTATGTCGTGTTGAATTTACTGGTGGATATCTCTTATGCGTACATTGATCCCAGAGTTAGGCGTGCAGTCCGAACGTGAGGACGGATGGAACAGTCTGAAACATCTGAACGCGTAGTGAGGAAGGAGGAGTCTTATGAGCATGAAACCATTGGTGGGTGATGAAAAAGGTTGGACGGCCAGAACAGGGCGTTTACGCCTCTGGAGTCGCCGTCCCCTGCGTCACCGCGTCTCATTCGCGGTGTCCCGTTTATTCTTTTATGCAGCTTTGCTGGTCGTGGTGTTTACCGTCACTTGTGCAATCGTGCCGGGCTGGATTGCTCCTTATGATCCAACTCAGATGATGACGGATGCCATCCTGCAGGCTCCCTCTGCTGCGCACCTGTTTGGGACCGATTATTTTGGCAGGGATATTTTCAGTGTGGTTGTGCATGGCAGCAGGGACTCACTGCTGATTGGATTTGCCTCGGTGCTGGTGGGTGGTCTTGTGGGCAGTGCTCTTGGCATTATTGCCGGCTATGCCGGAGGTGTATTGGATACCATCACTATGCGGGCCGTCGATATTCTGATGGCTGTTCCAGGCGTGTTACTGGCATTATCCGTTGCGGCAGCGTTGGGGCCTGGACTACTTAACATTGCACTGGCTGTTGCGGTATCCTCCATTCCGGGATATGCACGGGTGATGCGTGGGCAGGTCATGTCCGTTAAAGGTTTGCCTTTTATTACAGCTACACGTTCACTTGGGGGCTCCAATGCCCGTATTTTCTGGAAGCATGTACTGCCTCATTCGTTGTCACCGTTGCTGGTTATGGCGACGTTGGGCGTGGGTACCTCCATTCTGACAGGCTCGGGACTCAGCTTTCTAGGACTTGGCGTGTTGAAGGAAATTCCGGACTGGGGAGCGTTGCTCTCGCAAGGGAGAGGTTATCTGACGGTTGCCTGGTGGATCTGTACCTTCCCGGGACTCGCAATTACCATGTTTGTACTGGCGGTTAATCTGATTGGAGACGATATTCGCGATCGGCTGGACCCCAAAGTAAATGGAGCGGATTGACCGCTATTCCAAGGAGGAATCATGATGTCACATGTCGTTATTATTGCCGGATCGCCTTCCAGACGTTCGCGTCTGACAGGCCTTACGGATTACAGCAGCAATAAATTAAGAGAGGCTGGCATTACCGTTGAGGTAATTCATGTAGCCGACCTGCCCGCGGAAGATCTGGTACAGGCGAAGTTTGATAGCTCTTTCATTCGGGATGCGCTCGCTGTTGTCGAAGCCGCGGATGCAGTCATTGTGGCAACACCTGTATACAAAGCATCGTACTCCGGTGTGCTGAAGCTGTTCCTGGATCTGATTCCACAGGAAGGACTGCGGGGCAAGCTGGCTCTTCCATTAGTCATCGGCGGCTCGATTGCCCATCTGCTCGCCATCGATTATGCATTGAAGCCTGTTCTGGCAGCACTTGGCGGAAGGCATATTCTCGGCGGAGTATACGCAGTTGATCAGGGAATTGATCGACTCGATGATGGAAAATATGCGCTTTCGGCAGATATCACTACACGATTGGATCGTTCTCTGGAAGAATTGATATTGACTCTGGAAAAGAATGGTATTACGATATAATAAAACCAAGTAAATACATTGGATAAATAGATATAAATAACGTCTGCGGACGTGGATTCGGGGGGCGCTTATGAATATTGAGAACATTGAAGCGTTTGTATATATCAATCATTACGGAAGCTTCAATAAGGCTGCCGAGGTACTTTTTTTGTCCCAACCTTCTGTCACCGCTCGTATTCAGTCCCTTGAACGTGAACTCGGCTGCAAATTGTTTGACCGTCTTGGCAAACAGATTGTGCTCACGGAAGAGGGGAGAAAGTTCCTTCCCTACGCCCAGCAGGTGCTGCAAGTGATTCAGAAGGGCAGACAGAAGATACAGCAGCGTCGTACAACGCCCGATGCACTTCGACTCGGCAGTACGGTATCCGTATCCAACTATGTCATTCCAGACTTTCTGCCCAAAATCAAGGAAGCTTACCCTGAGGTGAACATCAAACTGACTACAGCGACGACGGATCAACTCGTTGCCAAGCTGCTGGGTCAGGAAATCGATCTTGCTTTTGTGCGGAAAGTCATGCACCCGGCGATCCGTACGGTTGCTTTTTACGAAGATCCAATCCAGCTATACGTGTACAAAGGCCATCCATTTATTGAACGCGGGCATGTGAGCATGGAGGCAATCAGGAATGAGCAGCTGGTCTTTTTTGAATGTGGTTCACTGGACTGGCTGCGCATTCACCGGGCCTTTGACTCGCTGGAACACCCGCCGGATATTACATATCACGTGGATAATTCGGAAACGGCGAAGAAGCTGGTGAAGCAAGGAGCAGGTATTGCGTTTCTCCCAGGTCTGACAGTGCAAAAGGAAGTGCAGGATCAGGAGCTGTTCCCCATTCAGGTACATGAGGTTGCAGGTGTATCGTTGCAGATCAGCGTCGTTACGTTAAAAGAAGAACATTCGCCTTTTGCAGAGCCTTTCGGGGAACTGCTGCGGCAGCTATAGAGACTTATTAATGAAGTAAGCACAGATTTAAAAAGTCAGGTTCGGCATGATCGAAGGAGGAGAATGTGATGGGTATTCGTGTTGGCATATTGGATCAAACCCCGATCTATGAAGGGGAGACGCCGATTGATGCTTTTCGGCATACGATTGAATTGGTACAGCGGGCTGAACAGCTTGGATTTCATCGTTTCTGGGTATCGGAACATCATGATTCAGGTCATGTTGCCGGCTCCTCACCGGAAGTGCTCATTTCCCACTTGCTGGCGCATACGGAGCGGATTCGTCTCGGTTCTGGCGGGGTGATGCTGCAACATTATAGTCCCTACAAAGTAGCCGAGAACTTCAATGTGCTTTCGGCACTTGGTCCGGGGAGAATTGATCTGGGTATTGGACGTGCACCTGGAGGATTACCCCGCTCAACACAGGCACTACAGCAAGGGATTCAGGAGGCCGCTTCACTGAAGGAGAAAATCAATCAGGTGAAGCAGTTCATCTATAATGAACCGCATGAAGATGAAACACATCCTTTGGCCGGCTTGAGCGCTGCGCCCGTATCCAAAAACCCGGCCGAGCTATACGTACTTGGGGCAAGTATTGATAGTGCAGGCATGGCAGCAGAACTGGGACTGCCTTATGTATTTTCATTGTTTATTAATAGCAACACGGAGGTTGCTCTGGAGGCTCTGCGTACTTACCGGGAACAATTCGACCGCTCACATGGACGGGAGCCATATGCCATCCTCGCTATATCATTAATTGTGGCGGAGAGTGCGGAAGAAGCCGAAGGACTGGCAAGTGAACATATGCTGGTCAAGATCCATCTGGAGAATGGCAAGGTATTGACGGTTGGTTCCGTTGAGCAGGCAGAAGAATTCGGACGGCAATCGAACGAGAAGTATCGGATCGAGATTCTGGAGCCAAGTGTGACGAGAGGTACGAAGGAAACGGTTGGTTCGGCACTAGCGAAATTTCAGCAGGATTTTGCCGTGGATGAACTGATTGTTACCACGGCCACACGTGATTTTGCCAAACGAATTCGTTCATTTGAATTATTGCGTGAAGCGCTGGATGAGCAGGGACTGGGCGAATTTACGAATGAGTCGACACCTGCGCAAGCAGTGATCGGTTAGGCATATACATGGTATAGAGCATACCTTTTGAAGTGAAGTGACCCCCGTGTATTATATTAATCCATCTTACATGGCACAGACGATGATAAAAGGAGGCAATGTCGTGAGCAGTGATCTGAAACAGCCTGAGCAACAGGCAAAGCAAGAAGAACAGAGCCGCAAGCATGAACTTTACGTTGGGCAGGATGAAGGATTCGCAGAGCACTTAACCGCGATTCGGCGACATTTGCATCGTAACCCCGAGCTATCCGGAGAGGAATGGGAAACGACAGAAGCCATTCGGGGCTGGCTGGTGGAGGAAGGGGTTCGGATTGCAGATGAATATTCACTGCGAACGGGCCTTATCGCTGAAATTGGGCAGGGCGATGGCCCGGTAGTGGCCTTGCGCGCAGATATTGATGCCCTGCCGATCCAGGAAGAAACCAAGCTGGAGTATGCCTCGCAAGTCGCTGGGCGAATGCACGCCTGTGGTCATGATGCACATACCGCCATTCTGATCGGTGCAGCACGATTGTTGAAACAGATTGAGTCCCGGCTGCCGGGCAAGGTCCGTTTGATTTTCCAGCCTTCGGAGGAGAAAGCGACGGGGGCACGACAGGTTATCCAGAGCGGAGCGTTATCCGAAGTTCAGTCTATTTTCGGGTTGCATAACAAACCGGATCTGCAGGTCGGTACGGTAGGTATTCGTGAAGGAGCGCTGCTCGCAGCAGCAGATGGTTTTGTGGTTAAAGTGGAGGGTGTCGGAACCCATGCGGCAGTGCCGGAAGCGGGCATTGACCCGATTGTGGTGGCATCTCATATTGTGACTGCATTACAGGCCATCGTGAGTCGTAATGTCGGAGCACAGGAGAGCGCCGTGATCAGTGTGACCAAAATTAACAGCGGCACCGCCTGGAACGTCATTCCGGAAGAAGCCATATTGGACGGCACCGTACGTACCTTTGACGAGAAGGTTCGTGCCCGGATTCGTGAGCGTTTCAATCAGGTAGTTACCGGTGTCGCAGCAGCCTACGGGACACGGGCTACCGTGCGCTGGATTCAGGGACCACCTGCCGTGGTCAATGATGCGTCACTGGCTGCTGCGGCGGAGCAGGTCGCGAGCGAGGTGGGGTTGAACAGTATCCGGCCGATACCTTCCCCGGCGGGCGAAGATTTTTCCTTTTACCAAAAGGAGGTTCCGGGTCTGTTCCTCTTCCTCGGAACGTCAGGCCCACACGAATGGCATCATCCTGCATTCGATGTGGATGAACGGGCACTGCCGCTTGGCGCACACCTTCTGGCAGCGCTGGCTGAACAGTCATTGCAGAAGTTGCAGTCAAATGGCGAGTAACCGATAACCGTTACGTGAATAAGTGATTAATTTAATGGTTAATTAATGAGTTAATATGCTAATACAATAGCGAATGGACGCAAAAAATGGTGACCTCAATCAGGTGGCCGTTTTTTGCTGTTTCCGTTTTTTTTAATTTCAGTATGAAATGAACATGACCTATCTCTTTGTCGCACATGATCTTCAGGCCGTGGTGAATCGGTGTGATCGGTACTTTTTCTGTATCGGGGAACGATCGTGGAGGAGCTTGAACGGAATTGTCTCTCGGATGCAAAGAATGAATATGCAAAAGCATTGCGGGCATCCGTTATGCCTTTTAATCGTCACTGATGTATCTCTAATTGCAAACGTTGGGCTAAATTGAGTTGACGCAAATACGTCAGATCCATTCCCGTTTACGCATGAAATTACAGTCATAATGCTCACTTTTTGGTATGGAAATATTTGTTGACGCTCTCAAGTGGGATGTGCTATATTTTTCTCGACTGTTAATCGTAATAATTACTATTAAAATTATTTTATATAAATTAACTACACTTTTACACATGAACGTAGAGGACAGAAAAAACCTGAAGAAGCGGAGCTAAAAGCTTTCTGAAAGAAAGCTGCATCGCAAGCATACACCTCGCCTTTATCCCCGGATTTTCCCCTTTGAAAAAGGGAATCAAAAAAATCTGGGGATAACAGCGATCGGAAGGTTGTTCTGTCATCGGAGTGGCAAGTGTAAATCTTCTTTAGTTCAATTTATATAAGCTAAGTGAGCTCAGGCTTAATTCCATCCCAAGAATAGGAGTAGCGGCTGCGATGAAACAGGAGATTGATTTTATCAAGTTTAATCCCACACAAAATATGACGGTTCTGGTGAGTACGCATCATCCAACAGAGACATATCCACACATCGCCGCCCAAATTATGTCCTATGACAACGTATACGCCGAACAAGTGGGGTTCATTGGCGGAGCGATAAAACCGGAGGCGGCTGCCCATTTGGAAATGGCCGGTGGAGAGTTCTGCGGGAATGCCTGCATGGCCCTGGCTGCGTATATCGCATCCGAGAACGAGCTGGAATCCACTGATTTCACAGAAATCGTCTTGGAGGTTTCCGGGACAGATCAATTAATCAGGTGTCAGGTGAAGCAGCAGCAGAATGAATATTTTTGCCAGGTAACGATGCCAATGCCTGAGCAGATTGAACAACGAACCGTCAAATATGAGGGAATCGATATGGATATGGTGATCGTGCGATATCGGGAGTTCATCCATATCGTCATCGAAGTGGAAGCGTTTGATGAAACGATGAGAAAGAGGGCACAGGCACTGGCGCGATTATTAGGCTTAACCTTGGGGGATAAGCTGATTGGCATTTTATTATACAACTCCCAATCGGAGGAGCTGGCACCGCTCATATTTGTCCCGCAGCTGGATAGTCTGATCTGGGAAAGGGGGTGCGGTTCGGGTACAGCCTCGGTGGGAGCCTATCTGGCCTGGAGCAGGCAGAGGGAGATCGTTCAGCATATCAAGCAGCCTGGTGGTGCGATTAAAGTGATGGCTGAGTGGAATGGAGCAGACCTTGAACGAATTACAATCGAAGGATCGGTCGGAATCGTGGCCCAGGGCAAGGCATTTATAGATGCATGATCATGACGAGTTAGAGGAGGAAGAGGAATGGAGACATTGATTGATTTTCAAGCATGCTTGAGTGAATTTTCTGAGAAATTCGATGAGCTGGCAGGCAGATATGATCATACGGTTCAGCACAGCTCAGAGCTGGAGGCTTTAATTGATGACTATTCCACGTTTGTAACGGACAAGCAAAATGAACGAATCTGGGAACAGCTCGATCAGCAGGAATCAGCCAGCATGCATCAACTTGTCCTTGATCTGCGTGATAAATCTGCACGGTGTGTGGCGGTCATGGAGAAATATCGGGCATTGAAGCTGCAAGACGGAGAGATTGAAATCGCGGATTATTTCAGAAATATAGAAGAATGTATTGAAAAAGAGTTTGGCAGCTTTCATGTCACCTCGGATTCCAAAGTGCTGCTGGTAGGCTCCGGGTCATTTCCGATGACGCCTTTGTTTATCGCCAAGCGAACAGGGGCAGAGGTGATGGGCATCGATATTGATGCAGAAGCCATTACACTCGGGCAGCAGGTTGTGGAGAAGCTGGGTGCGGGCTTGAACATCCATTTGGAGCAAACATTGGTGCAGGACCTTGCTTTTACAAGAAAAGCAACACATATCATTTTCAGTTCCACGGTTGCCAATAAATATGATCTGCTCGATCAATTGCACGCATTGACGAATGAACATGTGGTGGTGGCGATGAGGTACGGTAACCAGTTAAAGTCGTTGTTCAACTATCCGATGAGAGAGACCGACAGCAGCAAGTGGAGAATGGTCGACAATATTCTGCGTCCGGATGATGTGTTCGATATTGCGTTATACCAAAAAGCATAGCTCGCTTGAGCTTGGGAAAGAGAGGTCCAAATGAGCGGATTTCAACGAGTGCTGTTGCTCGGAACAGGCCCTGCATCCATTCAGATGGCAGTAACGCTCAAACAGGAATTCAGTTGCACCGTAGGCATAGCGGGAAGAGAATCGGTGCGCTCACAATCTTTTTATGAAGCAGTTCGGCAGAGCGACGGATTCATTGGAGCAAGCATTCAAAATGAAAAGCATCGACCGTTGGCAGGTGAATGCTTCGTCGATCAGGTGTTTCAGGGATATGAGGCCATTGAAGGCGAATGGGATACGCTTATTTTCGCCGTGACAACCGATGCTTATATCGATGTATTGAAGCAAATGAAGGATAACTTCATCAAACAAGTGAAATGCATGATTTTGGTCTCTCCAACCTTTGGCTCCAACCTGCTGGTAAGTCATTATGTGAGGCAGCTGCATGCGGATACGGAAGTGATCAGTTTCTCTACCTATTTGGGGGATACCCGATGGATGAACGACCAACCGTCCAATCATGTCATCACAACTGGAGTGAAGAAAAAGGTCTATATCGGTTCTACTTCAACGCCCTCTGAGCATGTGGGCAGACTGTGCAGGATGTACGAGCGATTGGGTATTGTGCTGGAAGTTTTGCCATCTGCACTCGAGGCGGAAACGAGAAATATTTCTTTATATGTACACCCGCCATTGTTCATGAATGACTTCTCATTGGATGCTATCTTCGGTGTATCAGACACTCGGAAATATGTATATAAAATTTACCCCGAAGGTCCTGTAACCCAATATTTGATTCGGGACATGCGGACACAGTGGAACGAAATGATGACGATCACGGATAGACTCCGTATTCAGGGTGTCAATCTGCTTCAATTCATGACGGATGATAATTATCCGGTACGAATGGAGAGTTTATCACGCCACGATATAGAGAACTTCAATCAGTTGCAGGACATTCATCAAGAGTACTTATTATACATACGGTACACCTCGTTGTTGATTGATCCCTTTTCGGAGCCCAACCCCGAGGGCAAGTATTTTGACTTTTCGGCCGTTCCCTTCAGAAAAATGTTTGTCAATCAGGATGGAGCGTTGGACATTCCCAGAATGCCCAAGGAGGATTATTACCGAATCAAAATCATTCAGGGCATTGCGAGATATTTGCAGGTAAGCTGCCCAACCATCGATTCGTTTATTGCCACCTATGAGGCGAAAATTCAAGAGATCGCTCGCGCTCACCCGGATCAGCATCTATCCAATGCATTTGTCGTTCAATCCTTCTATGAGGACATTCGGATGATCTGCACTGGGCTGGCGAACACCGAGGTTTAATTATATCTCAATCTAGGGGATAAGAGCGATCGGAAGATGGTACTGCAATCGGAGTAGCACGATGTAACATTTTCGAAGTGAACTTATATATATCTTTTATTATCAGGAGGAAATGTTGTGAAAAAGGGTAGTGCTTTTGGTTTAATGTTGCTGTTATTGTCTGTTATTACCGTGCTCGCAGGATGCGGGCAGGATAAGGGGACAACAACGGAGTCTGCGAATAGCGAGGTCAAGTCGGAACTCATTTATGCATCCGCCAAGGATATTAATGATATGAATCCTCATTTATACACCGGTTCCATGCCCGCACAAGGGATGGTTTATGAATCCCTGGTCGAAAACACGGTCGATGGAATCAAGCCATTACTGGCAGAATCGTGGGAGATTGCCGAAGACGGGAAAACGTATACGTTCCATTTGCGACAGGATGTGAAATTCCATGATGGTGAACCGTTTAACGCCGAGGCGGTCAAACAGAATATCGATGCAGTTCAGGCGAATGCCGAAAAACATGCCTGGATCAAGCTGTCCACCAAAATTGTAAGTACAAAAGTTATGGATGAATACACATTTGAACTGGTGCTTTCCGAGCCCTATTATCCAGCTCTGGTGGAGCTGTCCATGACCAGACCATACGTATTTATATCACCCAAGGATTTTACGAATGGTGGCACAAAGGACGGGGTAAGCGGCTATCACGGCACAGGGCCCTACAAGCTGACAGGACATAAAATCGATGAGAATGCGACATTTGAAGCCAATGAAGAATACTGGGGCGGCGCACCTGAGATCCAAAAAATTACGTCCAAGGTTCTCCCGGCAGGGGAAACGACATTGCTGGCATTACAGAAGGGCGAAATCAACTTTATCTTCACCGATGATCGGGGTGCCGACAGCATTGATGTTGAAGCCATGAA
Above is a window of Paenibacillus sp. E222 DNA encoding:
- a CDS encoding opine metallophore biosynthesis dehydrogenase is translated as MSGFQRVLLLGTGPASIQMAVTLKQEFSCTVGIAGRESVRSQSFYEAVRQSDGFIGASIQNEKHRPLAGECFVDQVFQGYEAIEGEWDTLIFAVTTDAYIDVLKQMKDNFIKQVKCMILVSPTFGSNLLVSHYVRQLHADTEVISFSTYLGDTRWMNDQPSNHVITTGVKKKVYIGSTSTPSEHVGRLCRMYERLGIVLEVLPSALEAETRNISLYVHPPLFMNDFSLDAIFGVSDTRKYVYKIYPEGPVTQYLIRDMRTQWNEMMTITDRLRIQGVNLLQFMTDDNYPVRMESLSRHDIENFNQLQDIHQEYLLYIRYTSLLIDPFSEPNPEGKYFDFSAVPFRKMFVNQDGALDIPRMPKEDYYRIKIIQGIARYLQVSCPTIDSFIATYEAKIQEIARAHPDQHLSNAFVVQSFYEDIRMICTGLANTEV